The Heliangelus exortis chromosome 24, bHelExo1.hap1, whole genome shotgun sequence DNA segment ctgtccctgtccctgtccctgtccctgtccctgtccctgtccccacgcGTGGGCACGGGGACTCCCGGGGCTGGGAGTCAGGAATGAGCTGGGTAGGACTTAAGTCCATTAACTGAGAGGGCAAAACAACCCGATTGCTGGGGTTTAACCAGATCAGTGACTTAACCAGCTTTAAGGAGGAAGAGAGAACTGGACCAAGAGGCTCTTAGCACAGTAAGGGGAGAGCAGGACACAGCAGGAACGAGCTCCCAAAACCTTGAAGcccaccccagccagggcaAGACCCCCTgggtggggacacagggacaggctgggggtGGATGCTGGGGACAAGAGGTGCCTTTGTCACTTGAATGACCCTGGACAGCATCCCCCCTCTCCAACACTCCCCACCCAGGGGGGCTGCAGACCCCAGGCTGCCCCCCTGCTCTGTGGgcctcggggggggggggggctgcagacTCTGACTTTGGGGGGATCTGGGCAGGAATGTGGTGACCAAACTAAAAAGGGACCAAACTAAAATGCTTCTCCTCACAGGGGGTGAGGAAGCATGAGGTTGCCCATCCTGGGGGGGCTGTTGGGGGTGGAAGCTGATAACACCCATCCAAAAGGAGCCCAAACCGTGGCCAGGTGTGGGATCAGCCCTGTGTCACCCCCAGCCCTGTTGTCACCCCCTCAGCCCCTACAGACACCTCCAGGCCCTGGCTGAAGGGCAGAAACTAAAATCCTGGTTTAGTGACTTCCAGACCCCCCAGACAGGTGGAGGAGGGATCAGCCCAGGTTGGGTTCAGCTGCCCTGAGGGGCAAATCAGGGGTCAAGGGGGCATTTCCCCCCTTCTGTGGCTACTTAGGGCTGGAACGGTGtcttaaaggagaaaaagctggAGGGGGAGTCAAATGgagactggggggggggggggtcccgggaGGAAAAGGTTATGGAAGGTGTGGGCAGAACGCTTTTTAAGTGCAAACAGAGATATTTGGGCTGGGAAACGGGGGGCTGCGGGTCgagggggagctgggggatactttggggggaggggggagtcAGGGGGGTGCTGCCGGAAGGGGGAACCTGGAagggggggtgggtgctgtggggatgATGCGAGGCTTGGCTGGAGACCCCAGTGTGGGTGGGAGACAAATCCCcggcggggggggaggggggtccCGCTTCTCCCGCCGGTCCCGCGGAGCTCCCGCAGTGCCCTCTGCCGCCCGCCGCCTGCAGGCTCCGGCACCGCTCGGTAACCGGCTGGGACCTGGTTCGGGGACTCCAGGGACCAAACGCTCTCGTCCCGTCCCTTATTTCCCCCTCCTGCATCGCCTTCgcaccccccctctccccctccatcATCCTCACCCTGGTCCTGCCCTCCCCCCATcacccttcccccatccctgttCCCCCTCGAGCACCCTCACCCTGTCCCCCTCTATCACTCCCACCATCCCTGTCCCACCCTCCGTCACCCTCacactgtccctgtcccctctccatccttttcaccccatccctgtcccctctccatCACTTTCCCACCAACCTTTGGGGACATTTCAGCTCGGGGAGGGTGTGGAGTGGTGGTTTCGGTGCCTGTGCCCAACAGGCACCATCAGGAGGAGCccgggggcagggagggaagctGCTGGGCTTAGGTATTAACAGGCCacattcatttcatttttcttttttttcccagaaagtcTGTAACAAAATAATCCCATAAAGCCATCAGATGTGGGTGCTGTTTATGTAAGGGCAttgctggcaggagggagcaggggttACATAAAGCACCCCCGGGGCAGGGGAtgctcccagggcagggatgtTCCCCAAGCCTCAGAATTCTTCCCCCTGACCTTGTGCTGAAGCTCTGGTgactttcccccccccccaaaattcaGGCCCTAAACAGACCCTCCAGCAGGACTTTGCTGCTGTCCCCACTGTGTGTGACAATGTCAGCTTTCTGGGGGTGGCACAGGGAGGTTCATGAGCCACACTCCACAGtgaccccccaaaaaaaatccagacctggattgggggggggggctggtggCTGGACCAGCTTTGTCCCTCCAGGGACTGAACCTGGCCACGGTGGCAGCAAAGCCACAGCCATGGTTGGGAGGGGCCTTGCTGccatttgggggggggggggctggtggTGTcttgcaggagctgctgcagaagttGCTGGATTGACCCCCAGAGATGTTGCTCAGAACTGTGGCCTGGAGACAGGAGGtgtcagctctgtgtgtgtcccccccccagcagcaatGACCCCAGCACCCAACAGCTCCTGCACTCtggggtggggtttttattttattttattcttcttcccAAGACAGCTGTGgctccttcctccagcagcagcccctcccCAAAAGCCAGGTCTGTGCCCATGAGGTTTCCTTTCTGAGCTTAACACAGATTTAtttgcagggcagagctgtgaggacccccaggacccccctcCCGTTCCTGCTGACTGCATCAACCTCCCCTGTTGAGTAGGAAAATGGGAATAACCCTGGGAATTGGGATGGTCCAGCTAAGGACACTGCAGGAACACGCAGTGGGGTGAGACCCCCACCCTCCCATGACCAAAGGGAAGGTTGCAAGAAAGGACTGGGAATGATTTGGGGTTTTACTGCTTTAATGGagttgatttttggtttttttaaggtctttCCCTGCAATTCCTTTAAGTAGGTTTTGTTCTAATCAGGTCAAAAGCTGATTTGCAAATAAtcaccaggggaaaaaaaaaaaataatcaggggCTTTAAGCCCAAGCTGTGCATTTCATACTATTAATTGAAAGCTGAGGGAGGAGATAATGTATCCCTTCTCCTGGCTGAGAACTGTAAGATGCCATTAGCAGCAAACTCCACacccctccaaccccccctggctcaGGAAATCACCTCCTGGTGAGGATTACAGTGTGGGAAACCCTCCAGGGGCAGGAATTTAGTGAAAGGGCAGAAAGCAGGGAGCACggaggggagaggggatgtCAGAGCATCTGTGGAGGCTaacacaaaactgaaacaaaaaataaaattgcctgAAAGCAGCTTAATAGCAGAAAGACACATCCCTACCCCCAGTGCATGATGCTGAAGCTCAAGTATTTCTCTGTCACacattttctgtatgttttttctGGCTGTTGTACCTTATTTGTGAccttttacagatttttttttttttttctggctgtatGTGCACGTACATAGAGACAGAGTTTACATCTGGGGGTGCCTGCAGTTgcaccctgctgcaggcagctcccgACACATTTTCCcacagagctggaggagggaagaggtcAATAATCCATGAAATCCACCCCGGTGTTAATTCCACACCATTACCAGGGCTTCTTTGCTAATCCCCGTTCTCATCAGCCTTGCAGCTGTATTTCAGCCTAAGGACACCACGTGGAATGaatagaaaatatcttttacTTCTGCTGGTGccccagggaggagcagggtgcaggcagcagggtgcaggcaggagtCTGGCAGCAGAAGTGAGAAGTCAGGatcccacccagccctgctgtctCACACTAAGGTAGCAGTGACACATTCATGAGTCAGTGAAattcccacccacccacaccccccccaaGCCCAAatcaagtgctttttttttttttttttcttcattgagaaaataaaataaataaataaggggGTGGCGAGTGATGGTTTTCCAGCAGGGTTCATGCAGCCTCTTGGCAAAGCTTGGAGCAGCAAAGCAAGGTCCGTGTTGGTGGCTCTGTTGAGGGATGCTTGGAGCCCAGGGATGAGGAATGCTGTgtctggagaaggaggaggattcCAGAGGGATTTGCTGGCTGAAGAGCTGCTGTTCCAGCTGGGAATGATGCTGTTGGGTCCGAGCCCTCCATCCCGAGGCCAGCTCAAGGACAGTGATGGGGTGAGTGGGGCCCTGCAGAAGCTTCCTGCCTGGAGGGAGATGCCTTCTCCTGAGTCCATCTCCACCTTCTTGTCCCCCCGGAGCCTGCAGTGACAGCCTCTGCCGCAGGGTGACATTGAGGGTGCCCAAGGACTCGTGTTGGAAGCACAGGGAGGTTTCAAGTGTCACCTGCCTGGTCAGCCCAGTCACCAGAGCAGTCCCAGAAATCCAGCTTGGGGGGAGGCAGCCGGTGCAGATGCCACGGTGAGGACCAccccctcctgctctctgtcCCCCTGGGGTGCACAGTCCAGAGCCAAAGTCACAGTCCTGGGATGTGGGGTGTCCCCAGACCCCCTCAATCCCCCACAGAGACTTGCATGGGGGCACACTGAACATGGTCCCACCAGTGTCCTGCTGGCCCAGGGGTTTGGGGACCCCTCCTGGGGGGCAGTAGGGCTCAGCCCCGTAGCAGCTGCCCTgaacctgccttttttttttttttttttttgggaggggtgTGACCCCACATTGGGCTAGGACCTGGCAAGGTCCCTCAGGGATCCCAGACCTTGCAGGGTCCCTCAATTCCACtgacacccccccctccccaggccccCTCTTTCTGCCAGCTCACTAAGCACCCCTGGACCCCTGATCCTGCAGGGTTCTTCAAGTACCCCAACACCCCAGGgtcccccagggacccccacaCCCAGATTCTTCAGGACACGTCAAGGTTCCCAGACCCTGCTGGGCCCCCTGGAGTGCCCCAGTCCCACAGAGTCCCCTAAGGAAGCCCCAAAACCCCAGACCCCACAGAATCCTCCCCATCAGACCCCTCAGGCCCTGTCGAGTCCCCCCACCCCACGAGAACCCCCAAATCCTGCAAGGTCCCAACCCATCAGCCTTCCTAGGACTCCCTCAAGGACCCCAGACCCTGCTGGGTCCCCCACCCAACCGTGGCCCCCAAATCCTGCAGGCTCCCAACCCATCAGCCTCCCCAGGATCCCCTCAGGGACCCCAAGCCCCGCTGAAGTCCCCTCACCCCACGGGGCACCCCAGACCCTGCAGGATCTCAACCCATCAGTCTCCCTGGGACCCCAGACCCTGCTGAGTCCCCCTATCTCACGGAGCACCCCAAACCCTGCAAGTTCTCCCTGGGACCCCCAAACCCTGCAGGCTCCCAACCCACCAGGACCCCCTGGGGGACCCCAGACCCTGCTGAGTCCCTTCACTCCACAGTGACCCCAAACCCTGCAGTCTCACAACCCACCAGCCTCCCCAGAACCCCCTTGGGAGACCCCAGACCCCGCTGAGTTCCCCCACCCCACGACGACCCCCGAACCCATCAACCTTCCCGCAAGTTCTCCCAGGGACACCCAACCCCCGCAGTCTCCCaacccatccccctccccaggacccccGCACCCCTACGCGGTGCCTCGGGGTGCAGCGGGCAGGCGCCGTCCCGCGGTGGCCGCAGAGCTTGCGGGGCGGGTGCGGGAAGGGGCCCAAGGGACGCAGCTGCGGAGGGCGCGGGCGGCGGCCAAAAGGGCTGCGGGGCGGGGGCGAGGGCGGCGCCGCAGCCCCTTCTGCAACCTCTGGCTCTGGGCTGCCAGGGCGAGCTGGGCTTGGGCCACCCCAGCCCCGAGCCGGCCCAAAGCCTCTGCCCGGGCTGCCAGGCGGAGCTCGGCGTGCAGCAGGGCGCAATGGACCTGCCGAACCCGGCCCTCCAGCTCCGCCGCTGCTCTCCGCCTCCCTTCCGCCGCTATCAGCCTCCTCCGGGCCGCCGCCAGTTCTACCGAGCCGGGACCGCCGGTGCCGTCGCCGTTGCcgccggtgccggtgccgccGGTACCGGTGTTGGTGTTGCCGCTATCCCGAGCGCTGCTGTCCGGGCCTCGGTGACCGCCGGCTGCGGGATCCGCTGCTGCCGCCATGGGAACGGGAAcgggagaggggaagggatgcCGAGAGGATTTATAGCCCGAGGGCGGTGCTGGGAACCGGCGGTTCGGCCCTGCTTGGGGGCGGCTCCGGCACCGGCTCCGCACCGGTACAGAGAGGGGAGGGGCGGGGGATCTGGACCGGTACAGATCGGTGAGGATGCTCGGGCCGGGTATGGCCCGGCCCGGACTCGGTACCGACACGGCCTCGGACCCAGTACGGTACAACTCCTGCAGGGTTGCTTGGGCTGCTGATGGCCGGCGACGGCACCGACGCGGCCCCGGGCTCGGTACAGCACCGGTACCGGCACCGACATGGCCCCGGGCTCGGTACAGCACCGGTACCAGCACCGATAGGGCCCCAGGCTCGGTACAGCACCATTCAATAGCGTTAGTGGTTCATGGTGCTGGAAAACTGTCCTGCCTTAGGGGGCCGAGGGGTGTCACTGGGAAATGGGGAGCTGGGGGTCACTGGGAAAGGCTGGGAGGGTtactggggggttactgggaaaggctggaggaggggtGGGGTTACTGGAGGGGTTATTGGGAAAGGCTGGACTGGGAAAAGATCCTGGGGAGATTTACTGGGAAGGGttaggaggaaaggctgaactGGGACAGGTTACTGGGAGGGCTGGTTTCATGTCTGCAGCCCCTtgtgtggggtggggggtgcgGGTGCCCCGAACTCGGGGCGCAGGGGACGTGGCAGCAGGACAGCACGTCCTTGGTTGTGTGACAGTCACAGCGACGTCGCTGCCAACGTCACCGGCCCCGAATAGAGCTGAGAGTGGGCAGAGGCAGAactgggagggagctggagagggaaaggggctgctcccaccctgctccccccaGGGAGTCTCTTTTATTGGGGTTCCTCCTGCCGGGATGtcacaccagcagctgcctctgcctctgggTAAAACCTGCTTGTGtttggcagcagagcagcagagaggatcAAAGGGATGAGAGGTTAAAGGTGCTGAGGTCTcatcccacccccagccaggAACAAAAAAGCTTAAGCccctccataaaaaaaaaaaaacaaaaaaacaaaaaaaaaaaccaaaaaaacaaaacaaaacaaaacaaaaaaacaaaaaaacccaccaaacaaaaaaaaccccaaacaacaccCAACTCAGCTTAAATCTCTTCCAGTCAGAGCCACAGCCAGGCCTGCAGTGGATGTCATCCCCACCCCACGTGGGCTGGGGGTGACTTCACTTTTCTTACCTTAGCAGGGAAATTTTGCCTCTTGCGTCGTGGTtcagcccttcccagctctgcccgACACCCGAGCAGCGTCAGCGCTCCCggtccctgctcctgctttgtcccttccctcctgctcctgctttgtcccttccctcccctcccccggCTCCAACTCCCCTGCCCGGTCTTGGAGCCACCACATCTCCTGAAGCCCCAGGGGCTGCTTTCCAGGCTGTAGGAAAGCTGAAGCCCGGGTAAAAtgggggggttgtggggtgCTGCCCCATCACAGGGTCAAGGGCAAAGCTCTGCTCTTGCTTCCTCTGCccccaacccccaaaaaaaccacgGGGATGGGCAGGTATTAAACAGAACATCTTCCCCTCTGATTTTTTTGCACTGCCTTGAGGGAACCTGGAGCCCCAGGGGTACCCCCAAAGCAAGGGGAAGGCCAGGGTCTGTCTTGCACTGAGGTCCCCCCACTGTGACACCTCAGAAGCTCTGAGGTTGGAGGGATCTCTGAGGGTCCCTGTTTCCTCAGTCACCTCCTCATgaaagatttggggtttttggggtcATCTCCCCAGGTCTGTGCTGCTCATcaccttcccagctccaggccagggtgagaaaaggaaatgggatTGGGGAGCAGATGGGTCTGGATACAAAGGTAAGGAATAAGAAGGGGCCAGTGGGCTGGGGACATTGGCAAAGGAGCCTCGTGCATTGGCTGTGTCCCCAATCAGCCATGGCACAGCCCAGGAGATGAGCAGACAGAGCCTGGAAAAGGCAAATAATagcaaaacacaagaaaatgttCCAGTCCTTCAGGGTTAAGTCACTGCCCGAGGCCCAGGACCCCTCCAGCCTGCTGCAGGATCACTGCCTGGGCTGATGAGCAATTAATGATTGAGCAGAGGAGCCTGAAATCAGCTGACAATAAACCTCTTCGGTGCAAAAACCCAGTCTGGGAGCGTTGTTctcccttccctggcagcaCCCTCCCCACCAGCCCACGGTGCCCctgtccctggtgtcccccaggggtGCTGCCAGCCAGCCCTGTCTGGGTCACATCCTGCCCcagggagggtgctgagggctGTGTGCTGATCTCCAGCCCCCCTGAAGCCCCGTGTTGGGATGTGCTCCAGAAAAAGTGAAGCCTCATTCTGGGCAGTAAATAATTAATGTCAGTGCCACCTCTCCCAGCCTCTCTCTGCaggagttttggtttggtttggatcCCAGGTGTCCCAGTTACCAGAGCAGGGACTCAGGTGCTGCTCTCTCATCCTGGCCCAGTTTAAGGGAAGGAATTCTGCAGCAGGATTTGAGGTTGAAGCCCCAGGATTCCATTCCAGACCCAGCAGCACCGGCAGTTTGGGATTggagccctggcacagggtggcagctcccctgggaggggatggggcaCCAAGAAGATGCTGGAGCCAGGGTGGGGGGGAATCGGGGGGGCTCACACCACCCCACTCATCCCATCCCAGAAGTGTCAGGCTCGGGAGAGATTTTATGGccaggatctgtgc contains these protein-coding regions:
- the TRNP1 gene encoding LOW QUALITY PROTEIN: TMF-regulated nuclear protein 1 (The sequence of the model RefSeq protein was modified relative to this genomic sequence to represent the inferred CDS: deleted 1 base in 1 codon), whose product is MVLYRAWGPIGAGTGAVPSPGPCRCRYRCCTEPGAASVPSPAISSPSNPAGVVPYWVRGRVGTESGPGHTRPEHPHRSVPVQIPRPSPLCTGAEPVPEPPPAGPNRRFPAPPSGYKSSRHPFPSPVPVPMAAAADPAAGGHRGPDSSARDSGNTNTGTGGTGTGGNGDGTGGPGSVELAAARRRLIAAEGRRRAAAELEGRVRQVHCALLHAELRLAARAEALGRLGAGVAQAQLALAAQSQRLQKGLRRRPRPRPAALLAAARALRSCVPWAPSRTRPASSAATAGRRLPAAPRGTA